From Microscilla marina ATCC 23134, one genomic window encodes:
- a CDS encoding tetratricopeptide repeat protein, with protein MLIVLKKNKGSVDSARVDLLNRIAYLLTRVDPQKARNYCNQSIDLAKKVKYSAGVGRAYHVMGLAYYRNGNGQEAIKPLVESVKINEKLGNEVQLASSFNLLATVFLLNIKNFDKARTYYNKALQLSKKLNNKALANRLQNNIGLTYSWQNKHGEARSMFEKALKGYKELKKRSGESKALNNIGDTYESEGDYKKALEFYNKSLAIEREIKGSPRGMATTLSNVGSVHVKLKNYDKAEEVLQEALTMAEKVTAKEEEKEVYEVYAQLYEAKGVANKALKYYKKHYALKDSLFNIEKSRQIAEIETKYETEKKEKELALRKSEIVQKDKEISSQRSILIGLLLVLTVAFFMVSRQRLRNRKNKEIFKTKEELIQAELKNAEQDLKFKNRELTTYALHIIQKNNILTELKDSIEEAVDDISDKESKGLSKLIHLINYSFNLDRDWQDFKIAFEQVHEGFFDKLQKRYPNISPSEIRLCSLLRLNFASKEIAAIMGISPDSVKVARYRLRKKLELSRNDSLVDFIRNM; from the coding sequence TTGCTAATTGTTCTTAAAAAAAATAAAGGTTCTGTAGATTCTGCCCGGGTAGATTTATTGAACAGAATCGCCTACCTGCTTACAAGAGTAGACCCTCAAAAAGCAAGAAATTATTGTAATCAATCTATTGATCTGGCAAAGAAGGTAAAATACTCGGCAGGCGTGGGCAGGGCATACCATGTGATGGGGTTGGCTTATTATAGAAATGGCAACGGGCAAGAAGCCATTAAACCGTTGGTTGAGTCAGTGAAAATAAACGAAAAATTGGGCAATGAAGTACAACTGGCATCATCATTTAACCTACTCGCCACAGTATTTTTGCTCAATATCAAAAACTTCGACAAAGCAAGAACTTATTATAACAAAGCACTTCAATTATCAAAAAAGCTAAACAACAAAGCATTGGCCAACCGCTTGCAAAACAACATAGGTCTTACTTACTCCTGGCAAAATAAACACGGCGAAGCTCGTAGTATGTTCGAAAAAGCTTTGAAAGGTTACAAAGAGCTCAAGAAGCGTTCTGGCGAATCAAAAGCCTTGAATAATATAGGCGATACTTATGAGTCGGAAGGAGACTACAAAAAAGCCCTTGAGTTTTATAACAAGTCGCTTGCTATAGAGCGTGAGATCAAAGGTAGTCCTAGAGGAATGGCCACTACTTTGTCGAACGTGGGGTCGGTACATGTAAAACTGAAGAACTATGACAAAGCCGAAGAAGTACTTCAGGAAGCCTTGACAATGGCAGAAAAGGTAACGGCCAAAGAAGAGGAAAAAGAAGTGTATGAGGTATACGCCCAACTGTATGAAGCCAAGGGGGTGGCAAACAAAGCCCTGAAATATTATAAAAAACATTATGCCCTCAAAGACAGCCTTTTTAACATTGAGAAAAGTCGTCAAATAGCCGAAATAGAAACCAAATACGAAACTGAAAAGAAGGAAAAAGAACTGGCGTTACGAAAAAGTGAAATTGTACAAAAAGACAAAGAAATAAGTAGCCAACGTTCTATACTTATAGGTTTACTATTGGTACTTACTGTGGCCTTTTTTATGGTGAGTCGTCAGCGTTTGCGTAACCGCAAAAACAAAGAAATATTTAAAACCAAAGAAGAACTCATTCAGGCAGAGTTGAAAAACGCTGAACAAGACCTTAAGTTTAAAAATAGAGAGCTGACAACATACGCGCTGCACATTATTCAAAAGAATAATATCTTGACTGAACTCAAAGACTCTATCGAGGAGGCAGTAGACGACATATCAGACAAAGAAAGCAAAGGCCTTTCTAAACTTATCCATTTGATTAATTATAGCTTTAACCTTGACCGTGACTGGCAAGATTTTAAGATAGCTTTTGAACAAGTACACGAAGGTTTCTTTGATAAACTACAAAAGCGTTATCCTAATATTAGCCCCAGCGAAATACGCTTATGTTCTTTGTTGCGCTTAAATTTTGCTTCTAAAGAAATAGCCGCCATTATGGGTATCTCTCCCGACAGTGTAAAAGTAGCCCGTTATCGTTTGCGTAAAAAACTAGAGTTGAGCCGTAACGATAGCCTGGTAGATTTTATTAGAAACATGTAA
- a CDS encoding vWA domain-containing protein → MKTNDLIPLQWGKRALIAFSLLLVLYACNSHQEKTTEGGNIDNIQTTPTTKRNQKGKSAAAAKDQADAETNTIALEEDVSPPKIKEKKPANENTFLSVKTAPLSTFSIDVDNASYSRARKSINNGQLPSTSSVRLEEFINYFNYQYKQPEGQHPFSVNTEVAKCPWNPKNHLVHIGLQGKRLDSRKLKLSNLVFLIDVSGSMSAPDKLPLLRKAFKMLVNNLGEEDRVAIVVYAGNAGLVLPATQGTDKQKIMEALDKLQSGGSTAGGAGIKLAYKIAKQNFIKEGNNRIILATDGDFNLGASSDQAMQNLIEEKRKEGVFITVLGLGMGNYRDSKMEIIADKGNGNYYYLDNLNEAYKVFGKDLKGTLFTIAKDVKIQVEFNSAVVKSYRLIGYENRLLANRDFRDDTKDAGEIGAGHTVTALYEVTLHSNPQTVAVDQNQIPANFQATQFNNQQLMNVRLRYKKPEGSTGIETSQIIAANHQSVDETSHNFRFSAAVASFGMLLKNSQYKGSTTFQTVLTLAKGSKGKDMNQYRAEFIDLVQKASQITTQ, encoded by the coding sequence ATGAAAACCAATGATTTAATTCCCTTACAATGGGGAAAACGGGCGCTTATTGCCTTTAGTTTGCTGCTCGTGCTTTATGCCTGTAACAGCCACCAGGAAAAAACTACCGAAGGAGGTAATATTGACAATATACAAACAACCCCTACGACCAAAAGAAATCAAAAAGGCAAGAGTGCAGCAGCGGCTAAAGATCAAGCGGACGCAGAAACCAATACCATTGCTTTAGAAGAAGATGTGTCACCCCCAAAAATCAAAGAGAAAAAGCCTGCCAACGAAAACACATTTCTATCGGTAAAAACGGCTCCTCTTTCTACCTTTTCTATAGATGTAGACAATGCCAGCTACAGCCGGGCGCGTAAGTCTATCAACAATGGACAACTGCCCAGTACCAGCAGTGTAAGGTTAGAAGAGTTCATCAACTACTTCAACTATCAATACAAACAACCGGAAGGACAGCACCCATTTTCAGTCAATACAGAAGTGGCAAAATGTCCATGGAACCCTAAAAACCACTTGGTACATATTGGTTTGCAAGGCAAACGGCTGGACAGCAGAAAATTAAAACTAAGCAACCTGGTATTTTTGATTGATGTGTCTGGCTCTATGAGTGCCCCTGACAAACTTCCACTCTTGCGCAAGGCTTTTAAAATGCTGGTAAACAACCTGGGCGAAGAAGACCGGGTAGCTATAGTAGTATATGCTGGAAACGCTGGCTTGGTGTTGCCTGCCACTCAGGGAACTGACAAACAAAAAATAATGGAGGCCTTAGACAAACTCCAGTCGGGCGGTTCTACGGCTGGCGGAGCGGGTATCAAACTAGCGTATAAAATAGCCAAACAAAACTTCATCAAAGAGGGTAACAACCGGATTATTTTGGCAACCGACGGTGATTTTAACTTAGGGGCATCGTCAGACCAGGCAATGCAAAACTTGATTGAAGAAAAACGAAAAGAGGGAGTGTTTATTACTGTTTTGGGGCTGGGTATGGGCAATTACCGCGACTCTAAAATGGAAATTATTGCCGATAAAGGCAATGGCAACTACTATTACCTCGACAACCTCAATGAGGCTTACAAGGTATTTGGCAAAGACCTGAAAGGCACCTTGTTTACTATAGCTAAAGATGTAAAAATTCAAGTAGAATTTAATTCTGCGGTGGTCAAGTCATATCGTTTGATTGGTTACGAAAACCGCTTACTTGCCAACCGAGACTTTAGAGATGACACCAAAGATGCCGGAGAAATAGGCGCAGGGCATACTGTCACCGCCTTGTATGAGGTGACACTGCACAGCAACCCACAAACTGTAGCCGTAGACCAGAATCAAATTCCGGCTAACTTTCAAGCTACCCAGTTCAACAATCAACAGCTAATGAATGTGCGACTAAGATACAAAAAACCTGAAGGTAGCACAGGCATAGAAACCAGCCAAATAATAGCTGCCAATCATCAATCGGTAGATGAAACCTCTCACAACTTTCGTTTTTCGGCTGCGGTGGCCTCGTTTGGTATGCTACTCAAAAACTCACAGTACAAGGGTTCAACAACGTTTCAAACTGTGTTGACACTGGCCAAAGGGTCAAAAGGCAAGGATATGAATCAGTACCGGGCTGAATTTATAGATTTGGTGCAAAAAGCTTCGCAAATAACGACTCAATGA
- a CDS encoding GEVED domain-containing protein, giving the protein MNRIITSNWVYTLLVLGMFVLVPGVNAQQKKVKREGNPAVKAAYELNLLKDPKTGKIPENIRTKELTYVLSTPSLKKSDKNQRVTAANWNRRGPYNVGGRTRALAIDRSNENVILAGGVSGGMWRSTNGGASWTQTTGASQLKSVTDVYQDPNNTNIWYYVTGEIVGNSASGGGAAFRGNGVFKSTDGGLTWVSLAATSADPTVFTGGLQYSLRVRVDPTNSDVYVAAFDGIYRSTNGGTSFTNVLSAPDARYTDLEISATGVIYATIGSNSTSTNKGVFKSTNGTSWSNITPSLAAGYQRIVLDVAPSNENIVYVFANTPGAGTNDHQVFYSSNAGSSWTNRSSNLPAYGGSVGNLSQGSYNQYLKIKPDNPNVVFIGSTNLYRTTNGFTSTGGNTWVGGYSPANNVSTYDNHHPDNHSLVFYPSNPARMLTGHDGGISRTENNLANSAGTFPVSWTSLSNGYYTTQIYGIAIDPETANDSRLMVGLQDNGKWTATSFSGTSNWGEERAGGDGCYVAIVAGQDIRYTSTQNGNILRFEGPNIENPSDADGIQPSSATNQMFVNPFILDKADQNIMYYPAGNRIWRNTNLSAINSGYTFSGTNTGWTNLTGSDAGLTAAELENRQAISALDVSKNNAAHVLYYGTSTGKLFRLDNAHTGNPSKVDIYTGKGFPADAYVSGIAVDPNNSNNVVVVFSNYQVKSVFYSTNAGSSWTDISGNLEQNSDGSGNGPSVRWAEIHRDSNGGTVYLVGTSTGLYSTETLNGTATTWTQEGPNTIGNVPVVMIEGRSVDNLVAVGTHGVGAFSATVTAAAPACGTPSSLASSNVAQTTATLNWGAVSGANNYDVRYRVQGTSTWTNVNGVSGTSTNLSGLTGSTNYEAQVRANCSAGASNYSGSTTFTTSATPAACITTFPYSESFETGLGGWIQSSSDDADFTRLSGATGSSDTGPASANDGSFYVYVEASNPNFPSKTATLISPCFDLSATNNPTFTFDYHMYGSQVNNLKAEVSTNEGASWTQIFTKSGNQGNNWFNESIDVNAYKGANVSFRFTVTTGANASNGWQSDIAIDNIKVETGSTGGGSCVSSITTFPYIESFEAGLGDWSQSTGDNINWTRQSGTTPSSSTGPSGASDGAFYLFTEASGDGTGFPGKIAILNGPCFNVAALTNPEFRFDYNMNGAAMGSLELQASTDGGATWNTIFTKSGNQGSTWLTATVDFSAYSSGDVKVRFVGATGTNYTSDISIDNIILQGSTSTGGGGAPTGYCASSGTRVNYEWIDRVQIGTIDNQSGANAGGYGDYTAQSTDLVTGNSVNITLTPGWAGTQYNEGFTVWIDYNRDGDFADAGERVFTTSSASTISLVSGSITVPSSAQAGLTRMRVSMEYNSVPNDPCATIGDGEVEDYIVNIVPGSSAAGINSKAATTVVNTTYNPEGIKQVYATSFPNPTTRFTTVKVQAAIGTNVKMLMTDVNGVGLISRDRTSETGVVEEEFDISKFSKGLYIIKVWTVNGNKTLKIMKQ; this is encoded by the coding sequence ATGAATCGTATTATTACTTCTAATTGGGTGTATACCCTTTTGGTACTTGGCATGTTTGTGCTTGTGCCTGGCGTAAATGCCCAACAAAAAAAGGTGAAAAGAGAAGGCAATCCTGCTGTAAAAGCAGCCTATGAACTCAACCTTTTGAAAGATCCAAAAACCGGAAAAATACCGGAAAACATCAGGACAAAAGAGCTTACCTACGTACTGTCTACCCCATCACTTAAAAAATCTGATAAAAATCAAAGAGTAACCGCTGCCAATTGGAACCGTCGCGGACCTTACAATGTAGGGGGGCGTACGCGTGCACTTGCTATTGATCGCTCTAACGAGAACGTGATTTTAGCAGGTGGTGTTTCAGGTGGTATGTGGCGCTCTACCAATGGTGGTGCCTCGTGGACTCAAACTACTGGTGCTTCACAGCTGAAAAGCGTAACTGATGTTTATCAAGATCCCAACAATACCAACATATGGTATTATGTAACGGGCGAGATTGTAGGCAACTCTGCTTCGGGTGGAGGTGCTGCTTTCCGTGGAAACGGTGTGTTTAAATCTACCGATGGTGGACTTACTTGGGTAAGCTTAGCGGCTACCTCAGCTGATCCTACTGTTTTTACAGGTGGTTTGCAGTATAGCTTGCGTGTAAGGGTAGACCCTACCAATAGTGATGTATATGTAGCTGCTTTTGACGGTATTTACCGTTCTACCAATGGAGGTACAAGCTTTACGAATGTATTGAGCGCTCCAGATGCACGCTATACAGACCTTGAAATTAGTGCTACCGGAGTAATTTATGCTACTATAGGCAGCAACAGTACCAGTACCAACAAAGGGGTATTTAAGTCTACCAATGGAACTTCTTGGAGCAATATTACTCCTTCATTGGCAGCGGGCTACCAACGAATCGTATTGGATGTGGCGCCTTCCAACGAAAACATTGTTTATGTTTTTGCCAACACTCCTGGAGCGGGTACCAACGACCACCAGGTATTTTATTCCTCTAACGCTGGTTCAAGCTGGACAAACCGTTCAAGCAACCTGCCTGCTTATGGTGGAAGCGTAGGAAACTTGTCGCAAGGTTCTTATAACCAATACCTCAAAATTAAGCCTGATAATCCAAACGTAGTATTTATAGGTAGCACCAACCTTTACCGTACTACCAATGGTTTTACCAGTACAGGAGGCAACACCTGGGTTGGAGGCTACTCTCCAGCAAATAATGTGTCTACTTATGACAACCACCACCCCGACAACCACTCTTTGGTTTTTTATCCATCTAACCCCGCAAGAATGCTTACCGGACACGATGGTGGGATTAGCCGTACGGAAAACAACCTTGCCAACAGTGCTGGTACATTCCCTGTTAGCTGGACTTCATTAAGCAATGGGTATTATACTACTCAAATATATGGGATAGCCATTGACCCTGAAACTGCCAACGATTCTCGTTTAATGGTTGGTTTGCAAGACAACGGTAAGTGGACAGCCACTTCTTTTTCTGGTACGTCTAACTGGGGCGAAGAGCGTGCCGGAGGTGATGGTTGTTATGTAGCCATTGTAGCTGGTCAAGACATTCGCTATACCAGTACTCAAAACGGTAATATTTTACGTTTTGAAGGACCTAATATTGAAAACCCAAGTGATGCAGATGGTATTCAGCCTTCTTCGGCTACTAATCAAATGTTTGTAAATCCATTTATTTTAGACAAAGCCGATCAGAACATTATGTATTACCCAGCGGGCAATCGTATCTGGAGAAACACTAACCTAAGTGCTATCAACAGTGGATACACCTTTAGTGGAACCAATACTGGATGGACCAACCTTACTGGCTCTGATGCTGGGCTTACGGCTGCTGAGCTTGAAAATAGACAGGCTATTTCTGCACTGGATGTATCTAAGAACAATGCTGCCCATGTGTTGTATTACGGAACAAGTACAGGTAAACTATTTCGTTTAGATAATGCCCATACTGGCAACCCTTCTAAAGTAGATATTTATACTGGTAAAGGCTTTCCAGCCGATGCTTACGTAAGTGGTATTGCAGTAGACCCTAATAACTCTAACAATGTAGTGGTGGTTTTTTCTAACTATCAGGTAAAAAGTGTTTTCTACTCTACCAATGCTGGTTCTAGTTGGACAGACATTAGCGGTAACCTTGAGCAAAATTCTGATGGTTCAGGAAACGGTCCTTCAGTGCGCTGGGCAGAAATCCACCGCGATTCTAACGGAGGAACTGTATATTTGGTAGGTACCAGTACTGGACTTTACTCTACAGAAACTCTAAATGGTACTGCTACTACCTGGACTCAGGAAGGACCTAACACCATTGGAAATGTACCTGTAGTAATGATTGAAGGTCGCAGTGTAGACAACCTGGTAGCAGTAGGAACTCACGGAGTAGGTGCTTTTAGCGCTACTGTAACTGCCGCTGCACCTGCTTGTGGTACTCCTAGTAGCTTGGCTTCTTCTAATGTAGCTCAAACTACAGCAACCTTGAACTGGGGTGCAGTGAGTGGTGCCAATAACTATGATGTTCGCTATCGTGTACAAGGTACTTCTACCTGGACCAACGTAAATGGAGTAAGTGGTACTTCTACCAACCTTTCAGGCTTGACCGGAAGCACCAACTATGAAGCACAAGTAAGAGCCAATTGTAGCGCTGGAGCAAGCAACTATTCAGGATCGACTACTTTTACTACCTCTGCTACACCTGCTGCTTGCATTACTACTTTCCCTTACAGTGAAAGTTTTGAAACTGGTTTGGGTGGCTGGATCCAGTCTTCTTCTGATGACGCAGACTTTACTCGTTTATCAGGGGCTACCGGATCAAGTGATACTGGTCCTGCCAGTGCAAATGATGGTTCTTTTTATGTATATGTAGAGGCTTCTAACCCTAACTTCCCAAGCAAAACGGCTACCTTGATTAGCCCTTGCTTTGATCTTTCGGCAACCAATAATCCAACGTTTACATTTGACTACCACATGTACGGATCTCAGGTAAATAACCTAAAAGCCGAGGTAAGTACTAATGAAGGAGCAAGTTGGACTCAAATATTTACTAAATCAGGCAATCAAGGCAATAACTGGTTCAACGAGTCAATTGATGTAAATGCTTATAAGGGTGCCAATGTATCGTTTAGGTTTACTGTAACTACTGGTGCCAACGCCAGCAACGGATGGCAAAGTGATATAGCCATTGATAATATCAAGGTAGAAACTGGCTCGACTGGTGGTGGCAGCTGTGTATCATCTATTACTACCTTTCCTTATATCGAAAGCTTTGAAGCTGGTTTGGGTGACTGGTCACAATCAACTGGCGACAACATCAACTGGACACGTCAGTCTGGTACTACACCTTCAAGCAGTACTGGTCCTTCTGGTGCAAGTGATGGTGCTTTCTATTTGTTTACTGAGGCGTCTGGCGATGGTACAGGTTTCCCTGGAAAAATAGCCATCTTAAATGGCCCTTGTTTCAATGTGGCTGCCTTGACCAACCCTGAGTTTAGATTTGATTACAATATGAATGGTGCTGCAATGGGTAGCTTGGAACTGCAGGCAAGTACCGATGGAGGTGCTACCTGGAATACCATCTTTACTAAGTCTGGAAACCAAGGATCAACTTGGCTTACAGCTACAGTAGACTTTAGTGCTTATAGTAGTGGTGATGTAAAAGTGAGATTTGTAGGTGCTACTGGTACTAACTACACCAGTGATATTTCAATAGATAACATCATCCTTCAGGGATCAACTTCTACTGGTGGTGGTGGTGCTCCTACTGGCTACTGTGCTTCTTCTGGCACAAGAGTTAACTATGAATGGATTGACAGGGTGCAAATAGGTACAATTGACAACCAATCGGGTGCCAACGCTGGTGGATACGGTGACTATACTGCTCAATCAACTGATCTGGTTACTGGAAACAGTGTAAATATTACATTAACTCCTGGCTGGGCTGGTACTCAATACAATGAAGGTTTCACGGTATGGATTGACTATAACCGTGATGGAGACTTTGCTGATGCAGGTGAAAGAGTGTTTACCACCAGTAGTGCTTCTACTATTTCTCTTGTTTCAGGAAGCATTACGGTTCCATCGTCTGCTCAGGCTGGGCTTACCCGTATGAGAGTATCTATGGAGTACAACAGTGTGCCTAACGACCCTTGTGCTACCATAGGTGACGGAGAGGTTGAAGACTACATTGTAAACATTGTACCCGGAAGCAGTGCAGCAGGTATAAACAGTAAGGCGGCTACTACAGTAGTAAACACTACTTACAATCCTGAAGGGATAAAACAAGTATATGCTACTTCATTCCCTAACCCAACCACGCGCTTTACTACAGTAAAAGTACAAGCTGCCATTGGAACCAACGTGAAAATGTTGATGACAGATGTGAATGGGGTAGGCCTAATCAGCCGAGACCGTACTTCTGAGACTGGTGTTGTAGAAGAAGAGTTTGATATTTCTAAGTTCAGTAAAGGGCTGTATATCATTAAAGTATGGACAGTAAACGGCAATAAAACTTTGAAAATAATGAAGCAATAA
- a CDS encoding LysR family transcriptional regulator has translation MGNQIELRHLKYFLAVAEDLHFRKAAERLYISQPGLSRQIKQMEDDLGVQLFERNNRKVGLTPVGLYLKQELSMVVKNLDEVLQHAKLMEEGKEGSVTLGYVGSAMQNIIPELLIKFREIHPTIRFSLNEMNNTGQVKALLNKEIDVGFVRLNQVPEDLALRPVLNDTFTLVLPASHPLSAYNFESLHQLEGEEFILFEKAYSPVYYERVMSLFEYAGFSPKVSHYTVHANTIFRLVENRFGVSIIPTSLKEGYAMNVKFIELQDIPIRAVLSVVWNKKNRNPTLQKILELL, from the coding sequence ATGGGTAATCAAATAGAATTACGACACCTTAAGTACTTTTTGGCGGTAGCCGAAGACTTACATTTTAGAAAAGCTGCTGAACGCTTATATATTTCTCAACCAGGGTTGAGTCGCCAAATCAAGCAAATGGAAGACGATCTGGGGGTACAGTTGTTTGAGCGTAACAATCGCAAAGTAGGATTGACCCCCGTTGGCTTGTACCTTAAGCAGGAGTTATCTATGGTGGTCAAAAACCTGGATGAAGTATTGCAGCACGCCAAACTGATGGAAGAGGGCAAAGAGGGGAGTGTTACGCTAGGGTATGTGGGGTCAGCTATGCAAAATATTATTCCTGAATTGCTCATTAAATTTCGTGAAATTCACCCCACCATTCGTTTTAGCCTGAACGAAATGAATAATACAGGGCAGGTCAAAGCTTTGCTCAACAAAGAGATAGATGTGGGCTTTGTCAGGCTCAATCAAGTACCCGAAGACTTAGCGCTTCGCCCGGTGCTCAACGATACCTTTACCTTGGTATTGCCCGCCAGTCACCCATTAAGTGCCTACAACTTTGAATCTTTACATCAGCTAGAAGGAGAGGAGTTTATTTTGTTTGAGAAAGCATACAGCCCAGTATATTATGAGCGAGTGATGAGCTTGTTTGAGTATGCAGGCTTTTCCCCTAAAGTATCACATTATACAGTGCACGCCAATACTATTTTCAGGTTGGTAGAAAATCGCTTTGGTGTATCTATCATTCCTACTTCGCTCAAAGAAGGTTATGCCATGAATGTAAAGTTTATAGAGTTGCAAGATATTCCCATCAGGGCAGTGCTATCCGTAGTTTGGAATAAGAAAAACCGCAACCCCACTTTACAAAAAATACTAGAGTTACTTTGA
- a CDS encoding urocanate hydratase: protein MLTTTTNFKQQILQGIPAELPAKRDYPQNAYRAPKRKDILSPDEKKLAIRNALRYFPEAWHPTLAPEFAEELNDYGRIYMYRFKPTYEMYARPIDEYPAKSRQAASIMLMIQNNLDPAVAQHPEELITYGGNGAVFQNWAQYLLTMQYLATMTNEQTLHMYSGHPMGLFPSSTEAPRVIVTNGMMIPNYSKPDDWEKFNALGVTQYGQMTAGSYMYIGPQGIVHGTTITVMNAFRNTLPKGETSEGKIFLTAGLGGMSGAQPKAGNIARCVTVCAEVNKAAAEKRHSQGWVDVLIDNMDELIARVKEAQTNKEVVSIAYCGNIVEVWERFYEEDVFVHVGSDQTSLHNPFSGGYYPAGVSFEEANDMIRNEPEAFKEKVYESLRRHVAAVNKHCAKGTYFFDYGNAFLLESSRAGADVLADNGIDFRYPSYVQDILGPMCFDYGFGPFRWVCTSGKAEDLAKSDAIATQVLEEIKASSPEEIQQQMEDNIQWIAEAGKNNMVVGSQARILYSDAEGRAKIAEAFNTAIAKGEISAPIVLGRDHHDVSGTDSPYRETSNIYDGSKFTADMAIHNVIGDSFRGATWVSIHNGGGVGWGEVINGGFGMLLDGSTAAENRLKKMLFYDVNNGIARRSWARNQNARFAIEREMERSPELKVTLPHLVDDHLLEGLF, encoded by the coding sequence ATGCTCACAACCACCACCAATTTCAAACAACAAATACTACAGGGGATTCCGGCTGAACTTCCGGCAAAACGAGACTACCCTCAAAACGCTTACCGTGCCCCCAAACGTAAAGACATATTGTCGCCAGACGAGAAAAAACTGGCCATTCGCAATGCCTTGCGATACTTTCCAGAGGCTTGGCACCCAACACTTGCGCCAGAGTTTGCCGAAGAACTCAACGACTACGGACGTATATATATGTACAGGTTTAAACCTACGTATGAAATGTATGCCCGCCCTATTGACGAGTACCCGGCAAAGTCGCGTCAGGCAGCCTCTATTATGCTCATGATTCAGAACAACCTTGACCCCGCTGTAGCACAACACCCCGAAGAATTGATTACTTACGGAGGCAATGGAGCCGTATTTCAAAACTGGGCGCAGTACCTGCTCACTATGCAATACTTGGCTACTATGACCAACGAACAAACCTTGCATATGTATTCGGGGCATCCTATGGGACTGTTTCCTTCGTCTACCGAAGCTCCTCGTGTAATAGTAACCAATGGAATGATGATTCCGAACTACTCGAAACCCGATGACTGGGAAAAATTCAACGCGTTGGGCGTGACCCAATACGGGCAAATGACAGCAGGCTCTTATATGTACATTGGTCCTCAGGGTATTGTACACGGCACTACTATTACAGTAATGAATGCTTTTCGCAATACATTGCCCAAGGGTGAAACTTCGGAAGGTAAAATTTTTCTGACGGCAGGTCTGGGTGGAATGAGTGGAGCTCAACCCAAAGCAGGTAACATTGCCCGCTGTGTAACAGTATGTGCTGAAGTAAACAAAGCCGCTGCCGAAAAACGTCACAGCCAAGGCTGGGTAGATGTCTTGATCGACAATATGGACGAGCTGATAGCCAGGGTAAAAGAAGCCCAGACAAATAAAGAAGTGGTGTCTATTGCTTACTGTGGCAATATAGTAGAGGTATGGGAAAGGTTTTATGAAGAAGATGTTTTTGTGCATGTAGGCTCTGATCAAACCTCTTTGCACAATCCTTTTTCAGGAGGCTATTACCCGGCAGGTGTATCGTTTGAAGAGGCCAATGATATGATCCGCAATGAACCTGAAGCTTTCAAAGAAAAAGTATACGAATCGTTGCGTCGCCACGTAGCCGCAGTAAATAAACACTGCGCCAAGGGTACTTACTTCTTTGACTATGGCAATGCATTTTTGCTTGAGTCATCACGTGCTGGTGCCGATGTATTGGCCGACAATGGCATCGACTTCCGTTACCCTTCGTATGTGCAAGATATCTTAGGTCCTATGTGTTTCGACTATGGTTTTGGTCCTTTTCGCTGGGTATGTACATCGGGCAAGGCAGAAGATCTTGCCAAATCAGATGCTATAGCCACCCAGGTGTTGGAAGAGATCAAAGCGAGTTCGCCCGAAGAGATTCAACAACAGATGGAGGATAATATTCAATGGATTGCCGAGGCGGGCAAAAACAACATGGTGGTGGGTTCGCAAGCCCGTATTTTGTACTCCGATGCCGAAGGGCGTGCTAAAATTGCCGAGGCTTTTAATACCGCCATTGCCAAGGGAGAAATCTCGGCGCCTATAGTATTAGGACGCGATCATCATGATGTAAGTGGCACCGATTCGCCTTACCGCGAAACCAGTAATATTTATGATGGCAGCAAGTTTACGGCAGATATGGCGATTCATAATGTAATTGGCGATAGCTTTAGAGGCGCTACTTGGGTATCTATTCACAATGGTGGCGGTGTTGGCTGGGGCGAAGTGATCAACGGTGGCTTTGGTATGTTGCTGGATGGTAGCACAGCCGCAGAAAACCGTTTGAAAAAAATGCTTTTTTATGACGTAAACAATGGTATTGCCCGTCGCTCATGGGCACGCAACCAAAACGCACGTTTTGCCATAGAACGCGAAATGGAACGCTCACCTGAACTGAAAGTAACCTTGCCTCATCTGGTAGATGATCATTTGCTGGAAGGGCTGTTTTAA